Below is a genomic region from Helianthus annuus cultivar XRQ/B chromosome 2, HanXRQr2.0-SUNRISE, whole genome shotgun sequence.
tgggtccGCGAATGAGTAGTccaaaactaaaaaatcaaccggGTAATAGAACTCATCAATTTTCACAATCACGTTTTGAACCATTCCTCAGggtagcttatgagacaaatcggctaaaacaaccgttgtctctaCTCTTGCTAGCGGACCAAagtcgtattggtcatataagccccccggtaaaatgcttaCCCCGGCTCCAAGATCAAGTAACGCCTTTGCCActtgaaaattaccaacttgtatatTTATCAATGGCGTACCCGGATCTTTGAGCTTAGGGGGAAGCTCCCCGTTCAAAACCGCACTTACTTGCCCGATCAAGTCTACCCGCTTAGGCATTTTTTTCTTTtgttgccttttttgtgtacataattccTTTAGAAATTTAGCATAAgcgggtacttgttttattgcGTCAAGTAGTGGAAGATTGATTTTTACCtgtttaaacatgtcccacaaTTCTTCTTTTTGGGGACCTCTTGATGCAATAAATTTTTTCTTACCCGTGTCAAGTAAAGCCGATGGAAACgcgacttgactcggttcaccctcaactttttcactCTTTTCATTTTCACCCAACCCCGGTTTGTTAACATTTGATTCTTTAGGTTTAACCAGTGAAACTTCATCATCACTCTCATTACCCGTAACATCCTTaactaccccctcaaccaattccggtgacaaattggctttaaaCTCCTTGCCACTTCTTAATACACTAACATGACTAATATTAACATtattacctcgtgacgaaccatgaGAAGGATTTACCTTGGTGTCGCTAGGAAGTTGACCTTTGTTTTTCTTCAACGCCGCCATGTCGGTAgccaattgacccatttgggtcgTTAGTGATTGAATGCTCTTGtcacgaacctcatccttttgcaATCGGACTTCATCGAGTTGATTCCGCTTTTGCATATCTTGTTGCATAGCCTGAAGAATATCCATGACTTCA
It encodes:
- the LOC110893251 gene encoding uncharacterized protein LOC110893251, with product MNSNTYHPGLRNHPNFRYGNAANQANPNFQGAQGNFAPRQQYNQGNYRGGNNYGYQGQFQQTSQDGSGQSSSSGNEVMDILQAMQQDMQKRNQLDEVRLQKDEVRDKSIQSLTTQMGQLATDMAALKKNKGQLPSDTKVNPSHGSSRGNNVNISHVSVLRSGKEFKANLSPELVEGVVKDVTGNESDDEVSLVKPKESNVNKPGLGENEKSEKVEGEPSQVAFPSALLDTGKKKFIASRGPQKEELWDMFKQVKINLPLLDAIKQVPAYAKFLKELCTQKRQQKKKMPKRVDLIGQVSAVLNGELPPKLKDPGTPLINIQVGNFQVAKALLDLGAGVSILPGGLYDQYDFGPLARVETTVVLADLSHKLP